Proteins encoded within one genomic window of Triticum aestivum cultivar Chinese Spring chromosome 2D, IWGSC CS RefSeq v2.1, whole genome shotgun sequence:
- the LOC123054891 gene encoding uncharacterized protein: protein MGNIHQAGVKKDDHGGGDNQQLQVVSVLELQAGVVEDQLQPLGGWHAVEATSMLENCKTNSTATDGGTSSRIDIPGPATEQNIPKPSNPLHPCPPPQSLPEGVQSVLNTSRVNRKCIGDGDGFTAYEERIGGDTNIQDPPKYKIRMKGIDAPELDMEYGMESKDELVRLIGGKRVSILVYGPDKYGRSLGDIYCDGVFIQEQMLKGGFAWHYKMCDKRPEFAKWQREAKKARRGLWSLDKPQKPWIWRRDNPRIDNKKGNADDIQVEPQNQVNESSVGLPLLIMKDMEDLGRKWKGSLENFVSENMKLHDQVQELKRDKKEAEERAKKAEKEMGNAMADNMKLNGQLQESERNKKEAEDRILQLDFFSGSVAAVNMDLHNKIEVLENEHKKAEDRAKEAESEMEGVVAENRTLKDQLQVVEVQAMKLKYFSEKVAGVNIVLYRKLEGSEEKNKMAEEQAKETEKEMKTILDDNVKLSGQIQKLSKINKEITTFANNSKRKLQSVLAVNMNLDKKGMERATLPDKGLEIVGVENMKGKLQGTSHKKSEQTVETPSATPTKDFGVKKPTVWRMKTAATTSSASPPKGHYE from the exons ATGGGGAACATACACCAGGCCGGCGTCAAGAAAGATGACCATGGCGGCGGTGACAACCAGCAGCTACAGGTGGTCTCCGTTCTCGAGCTCCAGGCCGGCGTTGTGGAAGACCAGCTGCAGCCTCTCGGCGGATGGCATGCCGTCGAGGCAACCTCCATG TTGGAAAATTGCAAGACAAACAGTACTGCTACAGATGGAGGCACCAGCAGCAGGATAGATATCCCCGGTCCTGCAACCGAACagaacatccctaaacccagtaaTCCTCTTCATCCATGCCCGCCGCCACAGTCGCTGCCGGAGGGTGTGCAGTCCGTGCTCAACACGTCACGG GTTAACCGAAAGTGCATTGGAGATGGTGATGGCTTCACTGCTTATGAGGAGAG GATTGGAGGTGATACAAACATCCAAGATCCACCGAAATACAAAATTAGAATGAA GGGGATTGATGCACCGGAGCTGGATATGGAATATGGCATGGAGTCAAAGGATGAATTGGTGAGGCTTATTGGGGGGAAGCGTGTTTCGATTCTTGTGTATGGGCCAGACAAATATGGACGATCTCTTGGTGACATCTACTGTGACGGCGTCTTTATCCAA GAACAAATGCTGAAAGGGGGCTTTGCCTGGCACTACAAAATGTGCGACAAACGTCCTGAATTTGCAAAA TGGCAGAGAGAGGCGAAAAAGGCACGCCGAGGGCTTTGGTCGTTAGATAAACCTCAAAAACCATGGATTTGGAGGAGAGATAATCCACGCATTGACAACAAGAAGGGGAATGCAGATGACATTCAG GTAGAACCGCAGAACCAGGTCAATGAGAGCAGTGTAGGTCTACCATTGTTGATAATGAAAGATATGGAGGATCTGGGTAGGAAATGGAAAGGGAGTCTGGAAAATTTTGTGTCTGAGAATATGAAACTACATGATCAGGTCCAGGAGTTAAAGAGAGATAAAAAGGAGGCCGAGGAGCGAGCTAAGAAGGCTGAAAAAGAAATGGGAAATGCTATGGCTGACAACATGAAGCTGAATGGTCAGCTCCAGGAATCGGAAAGAAATAAAAAGGAGGCCGAGGATCGAATTTTACAGTTGGATTTCTTCTCAGGAAGTGTGGCAGCTGTAAACATGGATTTGCACAATAAGATAGAGGTTCTAGAAAATGAGCATAAAAAGGCCGAGGACCGAGCCAAGGAGGCAGAAAGTGAAATGGAGGGTGTTGTGGCTGAGAACAGGACGCTGAAGGATCAGCTCCAGGTAGTAGAGGTCCAAGCTATGAAGttgaaatatttttctgaaaaggTTGCAGGTGTAAACATAGTTTTGTACCGTAAGCTGGAGGGGTCAGAGGAGAAGAATAAAATGGCTGAGGAGCAAGCCAAGGAGACAGAGAAGGAGATGAAAACTATTCTGGATGACAATGTGAAACTAAGTGGCCAGATTCAAAAATTAAGTAAGATAAATAAAGAGATTACCACCTTTGCTAATAATAGTAAAAGGAAATTGCAAAGTGTTCTAGCCGTAAACATGAATTTGGACAAAAAGGGGATGGAGCGAGCTACTCTACCGGATAAGGGATTGGAAATTGTTGGAGTTGAAAATATGAAGGGGAAATTACAAGGCACAAGTCACAAGAAGAGTGAACAAACTGTGGAGACCCCATCGGCAACTCCAACCAAAGACTTTGGCGTGAAAAAACCCACTGTGTGGCGGATGAAAACGGCCGCAACGACATCTTCGGCGTCTCCACCAAAGGGTCATTATGAATAG